In one window of bacterium DNA:
- a CDS encoding type II secretion system F family protein, giving the protein MPVFVYQGRTAGSKSVAGEIEARDKQEAISKLRQRRVVVADVRSKPKDLAAGGMQRKVGVKDLKIFARLFGTMVNAGLPIDMCLQILAEQTKNKSFKKAISEVHNAVSGGSSLADALARHKKVFDNLFVHMVAAGEAGGALAMVFQRLATYLEKADALRRKVKGAMIYPTVIACVALGATIFMLLKVIPVFAKMFADLGAELPGPTKFVLLISEIMQRTFLPGLGVLVVLLFIYKRWHKTEHGKIAVDKFLLKLPVIGGVIRKTAIARFTRTLGVLISSGVPILHALDITAKTAGNMVIQQAIERVRKSISEGKNITVPLGESGVFPAMVVQLVAVGEQTGRLAEMLGKIADFYDEEVDAAVSAMTSLIEPVVIVVMGAVIGGMLVAMYLPMFDMIGAIK; this is encoded by the coding sequence ATGCCGGTTTTTGTGTACCAGGGACGGACGGCGGGCTCGAAGAGCGTTGCCGGCGAAATTGAGGCGCGCGACAAGCAGGAAGCCATCTCGAAGCTTCGGCAACGGCGGGTGGTGGTGGCGGACGTGCGCAGCAAACCCAAGGATCTGGCGGCGGGCGGGATGCAGCGCAAAGTGGGCGTGAAAGATCTGAAGATCTTCGCCCGCCTGTTCGGCACGATGGTCAATGCGGGATTGCCGATTGACATGTGTCTGCAGATTCTGGCCGAACAGACCAAGAACAAATCCTTCAAGAAGGCGATCTCCGAGGTGCATAACGCCGTCTCGGGCGGTTCGTCGCTGGCGGACGCTCTGGCCCGGCATAAGAAGGTGTTCGACAATCTGTTCGTGCACATGGTGGCGGCCGGCGAAGCCGGCGGCGCACTGGCCATGGTATTCCAGCGGCTGGCCACGTACCTCGAGAAGGCGGACGCCTTGAGGCGGAAGGTGAAAGGGGCGATGATCTATCCGACGGTCATCGCATGCGTTGCGCTCGGCGCAACAATTTTCATGTTGCTCAAGGTGATTCCGGTGTTCGCGAAGATGTTCGCCGACCTCGGGGCCGAGCTTCCCGGACCCACGAAGTTCGTGCTCCTGATCTCGGAGATCATGCAGCGGACTTTTCTTCCGGGTTTGGGAGTTCTGGTCGTCCTTCTGTTCATCTACAAACGATGGCACAAGACGGAGCACGGCAAGATCGCGGTGGACAAGTTTCTGCTCAAGCTGCCGGTGATCGGCGGCGTGATCCGGAAAACGGCGATTGCGCGGTTCACACGAACGCTGGGCGTGCTGATTTCCTCCGGTGTTCCGATTCTTCATGCGCTGGATATTACGGCCAAGACGGCGGGGAACATGGTGATTCAGCAGGCCATCGAACGGGTGCGGAAATCCATTTCCGAGGGCAAGAACATCACGGTGCCGTTGGGAGAGAGCGGAGTCTTTCCGGCGATGGTGGTGCAGCTGGTGGCGGTCGGCGAGCAAACGGGCCGTTTGGCGGAGATGCTCGGCAAGATCGCCGATTTCTACGATGAGGAAGTGGACGCGGCCGTTTCGGCGATGACCTCGCTCATCGAGCCGGTGGTAATCGTCGTCATGGGCGCGGTGATCGGCGGGATGCTGGTGGCCATGTATTTGCCGATGTTCGACATGATCGGCGCGATCAAATAG
- a CDS encoding type IV pilus twitching motility protein PilT, which produces MRLDIRTLLSDLLEARGSDLHLAANTPPRIRVDQQIQMLKYETLHSEECKSLAYSILTDKQQKKLEMDLEVDFAFGIDGLSRFRGNVFFQRGSLTTVIRAIPFKIPTVEQLKLPKICQAFPSKPKGLILVTGPTGSGKSTTLAAIVDRINSERPVHIITIEDPVEYVHTHKQAIVNQREVGADTKTFATALKYVLRQDPDVIMVGEMRDLETIQAALTAAETGHLVFATLHTNSATESVNRIIDVFPPHQQGQVRAQLSMTLEAVMTQKLLPRRTGGGVVLAAEVMMCTPAIRALIRESKVHEMYGVLQVSQKYGMLTMNASLHDLVTTGQASAERALTASNLPEELERMLGIARSGPGDKARVLASRMGR; this is translated from the coding sequence ATGAGATTAGACATTCGCACCTTACTCAGTGATTTACTTGAGGCGCGCGGGAGCGACTTGCATCTGGCGGCGAACACCCCGCCGCGGATTCGCGTGGATCAGCAGATACAGATGCTCAAGTATGAGACTCTTCACTCCGAGGAATGCAAGAGTCTGGCCTACAGCATCCTCACCGACAAGCAGCAGAAGAAGCTCGAGATGGATCTCGAAGTGGACTTTGCGTTCGGGATAGACGGTCTTTCGCGATTCCGCGGCAACGTATTTTTCCAGCGCGGTTCGCTGACCACGGTGATCCGGGCGATTCCGTTCAAAATTCCGACCGTTGAGCAGTTGAAGTTGCCCAAGATCTGCCAAGCATTTCCCTCCAAGCCGAAGGGCCTGATCTTGGTGACGGGTCCGACCGGATCGGGAAAGTCCACGACACTGGCCGCCATCGTGGATCGCATCAACAGCGAGCGGCCGGTGCATATCATTACGATTGAGGATCCGGTCGAGTACGTCCACACCCACAAGCAAGCCATCGTCAACCAGCGCGAGGTCGGGGCGGACACCAAGACGTTCGCGACGGCGCTCAAGTACGTGTTGCGGCAGGACCCGGACGTGATCATGGTCGGTGAGATGCGTGATCTGGAGACCATTCAAGCGGCTCTGACGGCCGCCGAGACCGGTCACTTGGTTTTCGCCACTCTGCACACCAACTCGGCCACCGAATCCGTGAACCGCATCATAGACGTTTTTCCGCCTCATCAGCAAGGCCAAGTGCGGGCGCAACTTTCGATGACTCTGGAGGCGGTGATGACTCAGAAGCTATTGCCACGGCGAACCGGCGGGGGAGTCGTTCTGGCGGCTGAGGTGATGATGTGCACGCCGGCGATTCGAGCGCTGATCCGCGAGAGCAAGGTTCACGAAATGTACGGCGTGCTTCAGGTTTCGCAGAAGTACGGGATGTTGACGATGAACGCGTCGCTGCATGATCTGGTGACCACCGGGCAGGCGTCGGCCGAGCGAGCGTTGACGGCGTCGAATCTGCCCGAAGAACTTGAGCGCATGTTGGGAATCGCGCGGAGCGGTCCGGGCGACAAGGCGCGTGTGCTCGCAAGTCGTATGGGTCGTTAA
- the pilB gene encoding type IV-A pilus assembly ATPase PilB yields MNSRLPNLLLNNNIITQEQFLLFKSRQKDSGNSVVTELCKLGVVDEVQVASFLASYYDLPVVDLEAAEISENVRKLLSPEFIQKHQVLPVQRNGKTLKVALVDPSIDFVIEDIKFITGLNVQPVVATETQFFRAIELYYHLGGTLDKILRDIGDDVAAEVIQDSDDAEADKLSEDIEAAPVVKLLDGIIADAVHRGASDIHVEPYEYQLRVRFRVDGMLTEVMSPPYHMRNALISRAKIMANLNIAERRVPQDGHIKMKLSDRTIDLRVSTLPTLFGEKVVMRILDKTNLTLDLTTFGFEEKALADFERAIRLPYGMLLVTGPTGSGKTTTLYSVLSKLNVPTVNTMSAEDPVEYNFSGLNQVLVRDEVGLTFATALRAFLRQDPDIIMIGEVRDLETASIAVRAALTGHLVLTTLHTNSAAATISRLVDMGVERFLVSSSLSLLVAQRLIRKICMKCKTETEIHPEALREINLDPQAYQGHTFYRGAGCIECNSTGYRGRTGIYEVMPITPKIRTMILDGRTTAELEAASVEDGMLTLRTGAIKKFERGITTIDEVLRVTGEI; encoded by the coding sequence ATGAACTCGCGCCTTCCTAACCTTCTCCTGAACAACAACATCATCACTCAGGAGCAGTTCCTTTTGTTCAAGTCGAGGCAGAAGGACTCGGGGAACTCGGTGGTAACCGAGCTCTGCAAACTTGGAGTGGTGGATGAAGTTCAGGTCGCTTCGTTTCTGGCCAGCTACTACGATTTGCCGGTCGTTGATCTGGAAGCGGCCGAGATTTCGGAGAATGTACGGAAACTGCTGTCGCCCGAGTTCATCCAGAAGCACCAGGTGTTGCCGGTTCAACGCAACGGCAAGACGCTCAAGGTGGCGCTGGTGGATCCGAGTATTGATTTCGTCATCGAGGACATCAAGTTCATCACGGGACTCAACGTGCAGCCGGTCGTCGCGACGGAAACGCAATTCTTCCGGGCCATCGAGCTCTACTATCATCTGGGTGGAACGCTGGACAAGATTCTGCGCGACATCGGAGACGACGTCGCGGCCGAGGTGATTCAGGACAGCGATGATGCGGAAGCGGACAAACTTAGTGAGGATATCGAGGCGGCGCCGGTCGTCAAGCTGCTGGACGGGATCATCGCCGACGCGGTGCATCGCGGCGCATCGGACATTCACGTCGAGCCGTATGAATACCAGCTTCGGGTTCGCTTCCGGGTGGACGGCATGCTGACGGAAGTCATGTCGCCGCCGTATCACATGCGGAACGCCCTGATTTCGCGGGCCAAGATCATGGCGAACCTTAACATCGCCGAGCGCCGCGTGCCGCAGGACGGACACATCAAGATGAAGCTGTCGGATCGTACGATTGACTTGCGGGTGTCCACGCTGCCCACGCTGTTCGGCGAGAAGGTGGTGATGCGGATTCTCGACAAGACGAATCTGACACTCGATTTGACCACCTTCGGATTCGAGGAGAAGGCGCTGGCGGACTTCGAACGCGCGATCCGCTTGCCCTACGGAATGCTGCTGGTTACGGGTCCCACCGGTTCCGGCAAAACGACCACGCTCTACAGCGTGCTTTCCAAGTTGAACGTTCCGACGGTGAATACGATGAGCGCCGAGGATCCGGTCGAATACAACTTCTCCGGGTTGAATCAGGTGCTGGTTCGCGACGAAGTGGGACTGACGTTCGCCACGGCGCTGCGAGCGTTTCTGCGACAGGACCCGGATATCATCATGATCGGCGAGGTTCGTGACTTGGAGACGGCCTCGATCGCAGTGCGGGCGGCCCTCACGGGCCATCTGGTGCTCACGACCTTACATACCAACTCAGCCGCAGCGACGATTTCGCGATTGGTGGACATGGGAGTGGAGCGTTTTCTGGTGTCGTCGTCTCTGTCGCTCCTGGTGGCTCAGCGCTTGATTCGGAAGATCTGCATGAAGTGCAAGACCGAGACCGAAATTCATCCGGAAGCGTTGCGTGAGATCAATCTCGATCCGCAGGCCTATCAGGGGCACACGTTCTACCGGGGCGCGGGGTGCATCGAATGCAACAGCACGGGATATCGCGGGCGGACGGGAATTTACGAAGTCATGCCCATCACTCCGAAAATACGGACGATGATCCTGGACGGAAGGACCACCGCCGAACTGGAGGCGGCTTCCGTTGAGGACGGTATGCTCACACTGCGCACGGGCGCGATCAAGAAGTTTGAGCGGGGCATTACCACCATAGATGAAGTGCTTCGTGTTACCGGTGAAATCTGA
- a CDS encoding DUF933 domain-containing protein has translation MKIGLIGKSRSGKTTTFHLLTGTEPDPAATFKHEVQQGVTHVPDERVDKVADITGSHKRTCVTVEYVDAPAFDAGAAKSDWFTAALDGGVKYTDALLIVARAFGADEISEPLDPLRDVLAVQDELILSDLIILEKRLERLERQRKVKVLTTEDQLEVGLLQRANEQLAAGTPLRKMVLDPFEKKRLRGFQFLSEKPALAVINAAENALPEAEASLADLHSKLNPHQITAIALSANLEGEIARLEPEARAVFMEDIGVTELARERVLKASFGMMDLITFLTTNDKENRAWPLRNGETALDAAAAVHTDLARGFIRAEVVHFDDFTREGGYSHCKAKGLLRLEGKEYPVKDGDILLIRHSG, from the coding sequence ATGAAAATCGGCCTCATCGGAAAGTCGCGGTCGGGTAAGACCACCACCTTCCACCTGCTCACCGGAACCGAACCGGATCCCGCCGCCACCTTCAAACACGAAGTGCAACAGGGTGTGACTCACGTCCCCGATGAGCGCGTGGACAAGGTGGCCGACATCACCGGCTCGCACAAGCGAACCTGCGTGACCGTCGAGTACGTGGATGCTCCCGCCTTCGATGCGGGCGCGGCCAAATCCGACTGGTTCACCGCCGCGCTCGATGGCGGCGTCAAATACACCGACGCGCTGCTCATCGTCGCGCGCGCCTTCGGAGCCGATGAAATCTCTGAGCCGCTCGATCCGCTGCGCGACGTGCTGGCCGTGCAGGATGAACTGATCCTGTCCGATCTCATTATCCTCGAGAAGCGACTCGAACGGTTGGAGCGACAACGCAAAGTCAAGGTGCTGACGACCGAGGATCAACTCGAAGTGGGCCTGTTGCAGCGGGCGAACGAACAACTCGCGGCCGGTACGCCGCTGCGGAAAATGGTTCTGGATCCGTTCGAGAAGAAGCGACTGCGCGGATTCCAATTCCTCTCGGAGAAGCCCGCGCTGGCTGTGATCAACGCCGCCGAAAACGCACTGCCAGAGGCCGAAGCGAGCCTTGCCGATCTTCATAGCAAGCTCAATCCCCATCAAATCACGGCCATCGCCCTTTCGGCAAATCTGGAAGGTGAGATCGCGCGTCTCGAACCGGAGGCGCGAGCCGTGTTCATGGAAGACATCGGAGTGACCGAGCTCGCCCGCGAGCGAGTCCTGAAGGCGAGCTTCGGCATGATGGACTTGATAACGTTCTTGACCACCAACGACAAGGAGAACCGGGCCTGGCCGCTGCGAAACGGTGAAACGGCTCTAGATGCCGCCGCCGCAGTCCATACCGACTTGGCGCGCGGCTTCATCCGGGCCGAGGTCGTGCACTTCGATGATTTCACCCGCGAAGGCGGATATTCACACTGTAAAGCAAAAGGCCTGTTGCGGCTCGAAGGCAAAGAGTACCCGGTCAAGGACGGAGACATCCTGCTGATCCGCCACAGTGGTTGA